In Phyllobacterium zundukense, the following are encoded in one genomic region:
- a CDS encoding sugar ABC transporter substrate-binding protein: protein MKVSEFERMMAIGLSRRAILKTGASLGALAAAGTMLGAVGSASAQDASLRSQILQIPGVGKGSPTDADWQKVGELCLNATKSAVKQGEFAGVELSFMGLNNQNLHNVIFRGFLKSWEDYTGAKISWIDLAQADYNPRLQQAIATGTVDFDILEMGAPFEGDVCGKGLASEMPDWVKAQIDMDDYVDYLKAPVGTWDGKTYRISVDGDCHNFNYRADYFTDADLAKAWKDEGHEGEWGVPRTWQKVQDVTKFLKGKTIGGMEAIGYLDAPKAWGGFGFYFLGSRATAYAKHPDDKAWLFDVDTMKPRINNPAWVRAIQDVIDALPSESGDQLNADPGTTAFQQFLAGTGSMVSWWGDVGSGARTSDTSVIGDSVAFDILPGSDDVYNSKTGQWDKLPSGPNHAPNMAYLGWGVYVMARVDSDEKKKKAAWSAAAHLGGKDLALWMAAYPSGFQCYRKSQFDTKEWVEAGYDEAFISNYLASQSNSYNHPNAAIEPRIPGIFQYYSVAEDELAKVFAGQMTAQEGADAIAVSWEKITDQLGRDKQIALYKASLGV, encoded by the coding sequence ATGAAAGTCAGTGAGTTCGAGAGAATGATGGCGATCGGCCTGAGCCGCCGCGCCATTTTGAAGACCGGCGCCAGTCTGGGGGCTCTTGCCGCCGCCGGCACCATGCTCGGTGCTGTCGGCAGCGCCAGCGCGCAGGACGCGTCCTTGCGCAGCCAGATCCTGCAGATCCCCGGCGTCGGCAAGGGTTCGCCGACCGATGCGGATTGGCAGAAGGTCGGGGAACTGTGCCTCAATGCCACTAAGAGTGCTGTGAAGCAGGGCGAGTTTGCCGGCGTCGAACTGTCGTTCATGGGTCTCAACAACCAGAATCTTCACAATGTGATCTTCCGCGGCTTCCTGAAATCCTGGGAAGACTACACCGGCGCCAAGATTTCGTGGATCGATCTGGCGCAGGCGGACTATAATCCGCGTCTGCAGCAGGCCATCGCCACCGGGACAGTGGATTTCGATATCCTGGAGATGGGGGCGCCTTTCGAAGGCGACGTCTGCGGCAAGGGGCTCGCATCCGAGATGCCGGACTGGGTCAAGGCCCAGATCGACATGGACGACTATGTCGACTACCTCAAGGCGCCGGTCGGAACCTGGGACGGCAAGACGTATCGCATCTCGGTTGATGGCGATTGTCACAACTTCAACTACCGCGCCGACTACTTCACCGATGCCGATCTGGCAAAGGCCTGGAAGGACGAGGGGCACGAGGGCGAGTGGGGGGTGCCCAGGACCTGGCAGAAGGTTCAGGACGTCACCAAGTTCCTCAAGGGCAAGACCATCGGCGGCATGGAAGCGATCGGCTATCTCGATGCACCGAAAGCCTGGGGTGGGTTCGGCTTCTATTTCCTCGGCAGCCGCGCCACCGCCTATGCCAAGCATCCGGACGACAAGGCCTGGCTCTTCGACGTCGATACGATGAAGCCGCGGATCAACAACCCGGCCTGGGTCAGGGCCATTCAGGACGTGATCGACGCGTTGCCGTCGGAGTCTGGCGATCAGCTCAATGCCGACCCTGGCACCACAGCCTTCCAGCAGTTTCTGGCTGGTACCGGATCCATGGTTTCCTGGTGGGGCGATGTCGGTTCGGGCGCGCGCACCAGCGACACGTCGGTGATCGGCGACAGCGTTGCCTTCGATATCCTGCCTGGTTCGGACGACGTCTACAATTCGAAGACCGGTCAATGGGACAAGCTGCCGAGCGGTCCGAACCACGCCCCGAACATGGCCTACCTCGGATGGGGTGTCTACGTCATGGCCCGGGTCGACAGCGACGAAAAAAAGAAGAAGGCAGCCTGGAGCGCCGCAGCCCATCTCGGCGGCAAGGACCTGGCTCTGTGGATGGCGGCATATCCGTCCGGCTTCCAGTGTTATCGCAAGAGCCAGTTCGACACCAAGGAATGGGTCGAGGCTGGCTACGACGAGGCCTTCATCTCGAACTACCTCGCCTCGCAATCGAACTCGTACAACCACCCGAACGCTGCCATTGAGCCGCGCATCCCCGGCATCTTCCAGTATTACAGCGTTGCGGAAGACGAGTTGGCCAAGGTGTTCGCCGGCCAGATGACAGCCCAGGAGGGGGCGGATGCGATTGCCGTCTCCTGGGAAAAGATCACCGATCAGCTGGGCCGCGACAAGCAGATAGCCCTCTACAAGGCATCGCTCGGCGTCTGA
- a CDS encoding ABC transporter ATP-binding protein: MASMDIVNVGKAYGSLTVIHGVSVEIPDGEFVVLVGPSGCGKSTLLRMVAGLEPITFGDIRIDGQVVNDLPPKDRDIAMVFQSYALYPHKTVAENMGFALKMRGEPKADIDDRVKKAAEILDLVPYLARYPRQLSGGQRQRVAMGRAIVRDPKVFLFDEPLSNLDAKLRVQMRAEIKELQRRLATTMIYVTHDQVEAMTMADRIVVLRDGRVEQIGSPLELYDKPANTFVAGFIGSPSMNLLKGHIRTSGAPFFETDDGIRLPLVRAPEGSDGRPAFYGIRPEHFALGGEVTAYVTVVETTGSETQVFARIGNQKVIGVFRDRVEDQSGQPMAMTPNPVSVNLFDLKTGLRLD; encoded by the coding sequence TTGGCATCCATGGATATCGTGAACGTTGGCAAAGCCTACGGAAGCCTGACCGTTATCCACGGGGTTTCGGTGGAAATACCCGATGGCGAGTTCGTGGTCCTGGTCGGTCCTTCGGGCTGCGGCAAATCCACGCTTTTGCGCATGGTCGCGGGCCTGGAGCCGATCACATTCGGCGATATTCGCATCGACGGCCAGGTGGTGAACGATCTGCCGCCAAAAGATCGCGACATTGCCATGGTGTTCCAGAGCTACGCTCTCTATCCCCACAAGACCGTCGCCGAGAACATGGGCTTCGCATTGAAAATGCGCGGAGAGCCCAAAGCGGATATCGATGACCGTGTGAAGAAAGCGGCCGAAATTCTCGATCTGGTTCCCTATCTCGCACGCTATCCGCGTCAACTCTCCGGGGGCCAGAGACAACGTGTCGCCATGGGACGGGCGATCGTGCGCGATCCCAAGGTTTTTCTGTTCGACGAACCGCTTTCCAATCTGGATGCGAAGCTGCGGGTGCAGATGCGTGCGGAGATCAAGGAATTGCAGCGGCGGCTTGCGACCACGATGATCTATGTCACCCACGATCAGGTCGAGGCGATGACGATGGCGGATCGCATCGTTGTCCTGCGGGACGGACGCGTCGAACAGATTGGTTCACCGCTCGAACTTTATGACAAGCCGGCCAACACTTTCGTTGCCGGTTTCATAGGCTCGCCGTCGATGAACCTGCTCAAAGGCCACATCCGGACGTCCGGGGCACCTTTTTTCGAGACCGACGACGGTATCCGGCTGCCACTTGTTCGCGCACCGGAAGGCTCCGACGGCCGGCCCGCCTTCTACGGCATCCGGCCGGAGCATTTCGCGCTGGGCGGCGAAGTGACGGCCTACGTCACTGTCGTGGAAACGACGGGATCAGAGACGCAGGTGTTTGCCCGGATCGGCAACCAGAAGGTCATCGGCGTCTTTCGCGACCGGGTGGAGGATCAATCCGGTCAGCCGATGGCGATGACGCCAAACCCGGTATCAGTGAATCTTTTCGATCTGAAAACCGGATTGCGGCTCGATTGA
- a CDS encoding RbsD/FucU family protein, translating to MLKGIDPVINAELIHALMLMGHGDQLVLCDVNHPAHTIARHTTYGRLIDVSGCGLERTAEAILKLFPLDTFVDAPVKRMQVVGDPESQMPIFSTMQTVVDRAEARPIKMDALERFAFYEAAKNSFAIVRTSDPGPYGCFIFSKGVI from the coding sequence GTGCTAAAAGGAATCGATCCGGTGATCAACGCTGAACTGATCCATGCGTTGATGCTGATGGGACACGGGGACCAGCTGGTCTTGTGCGATGTCAACCATCCTGCCCATACCATCGCCCGGCACACCACCTACGGCCGCCTCATTGACGTCTCCGGCTGCGGTCTTGAGCGTACAGCGGAAGCAATCCTCAAGCTTTTTCCGCTCGACACATTCGTCGACGCCCCCGTGAAACGGATGCAGGTTGTCGGTGATCCGGAAAGCCAAATGCCGATATTTTCCACGATGCAGACGGTTGTCGATCGCGCGGAAGCGCGGCCGATCAAGATGGATGCATTGGAACGCTTCGCATTTTACGAGGCTGCAAAAAACTCGTTCGCAATTGTCAGAACCTCGGACCCGGGTCCTTATGGGTGCTTTATTTTCAGCAAAGGCGTTATCTAA
- a CDS encoding response regulator → MKLTLSGAIESAFLCVVGITKKSKRDDPMTPAENTNAIPLLLVEDHALLNLEMERELTDAGYTIVTATDGAKALAELNMDSNKFKGLITDVNIGKGPSGWDVARRLRERMPNVPVVYITGDNASEWTSRGVPNSILLQKPFAPGQLTTAISQLLNRISSDIV, encoded by the coding sequence ATGAAGCTGACGTTAAGTGGTGCAATAGAGTCGGCTTTCCTTTGTGTCGTCGGCATCACCAAAAAGTCCAAGAGGGATGATCCGATGACGCCAGCTGAAAATACGAACGCTATCCCGCTACTGCTGGTCGAAGACCACGCATTACTCAACCTTGAGATGGAACGTGAATTAACGGATGCGGGCTACACCATTGTCACCGCAACGGATGGCGCGAAAGCTCTCGCTGAGCTGAACATGGATTCCAACAAATTTAAGGGGCTCATAACCGATGTCAATATTGGAAAGGGCCCGAGCGGGTGGGACGTTGCAAGGCGTCTCCGAGAGAGAATGCCAAATGTTCCGGTTGTGTACATAACGGGCGACAACGCATCGGAGTGGACATCGCGGGGTGTCCCCAACAGCATTTTGCTACAGAAACCGTTTGCCCCCGGTCAGCTCACGACGGCGATATCGCAATTATTGAATAGAATTTCTTCCGATATTGTTTGA
- a CDS encoding IS6 family transposase has protein sequence MNVPSIRYKRHRFPASIIAHAVWLYYRFPLSLRHIEELLLEGGIRVSYETVRQWTRKFGSEYARRIRRKPPSSQDIWYLDEAAVSINGKRHWLWRAVDQDGYVLDEIVQNRRNTKAARRLLTRLMRKQGILPKRMITDKLRSYEAARRQVMANVEHRSHKGLNNRAENSHLPLRKRERVMQGFRSSGSLQRFISIFSTVRNLFVPPHSQRSACQIYLHRLNAMAEWKAMAEALA, from the coding sequence ATGAATGTTCCTTCCATTCGCTACAAGCGCCATCGATTTCCTGCTTCCATCATCGCTCATGCGGTGTGGCTGTACTACCGGTTTCCCTTGAGCCTGCGGCATATCGAGGAATTGCTGCTCGAGGGTGGGATCAGGGTGTCGTATGAGACGGTCCGGCAGTGGACACGAAAGTTCGGGTCGGAATATGCTCGCCGGATTCGAAGAAAGCCTCCATCATCACAAGATATCTGGTATCTGGACGAAGCCGCCGTCAGCATCAATGGTAAAAGACACTGGCTCTGGCGTGCCGTCGATCAGGATGGATATGTTCTCGACGAAATCGTTCAAAACCGGCGCAACACCAAGGCTGCACGGCGGTTGCTGACACGGCTTATGCGGAAGCAAGGTATCCTGCCGAAGCGAATGATCACCGACAAGTTGCGCTCCTACGAAGCCGCCAGACGCCAGGTCATGGCCAACGTTGAGCATCGCTCGCACAAAGGGTTAAACAATCGGGCGGAGAATTCTCACCTGCCGTTGCGAAAACGGGAGCGAGTGATGCAGGGTTTCCGGTCATCGGGAAGCTTGCAGCGGTTTATCTCGATCTTCTCTACCGTCCGCAACCTCTTCGTTCCACCCCACTCACAACGTTCGGCATGCCAGATTTATCTCCACCGCCTGAATGCCATGGCAGAGTGGAAAGCCATGGCAGAAGCACTCGCCTGA
- a CDS encoding dienelactone hydrolase family protein, translating into MRFARNFLLCWVLVLLVVYAPGSVAQPPDEVIEISSLTLSDDQFLQGDIAGGTVVTVTGRLQVPTIDARLPVVILLHGSGGPTSSGPWSWANFLEPLGVATLRIDSYTARGYSEIYTDQSRVGEFNPIYDVYRAVDLLAADPRLDANRIAIMGFSRGGLVALYASLSRFHDLYGPKRGGIAAYLPFYPPCNLELVGEMEVVNAPIRAFHGAKDEWNPLPRCRDYIERLAAAGHDAQITVYPDARHAFDHTNSPAYNEMSDAQTSRTCMRREENGRLMNVATGKPFSWRDECVQLGPPVQYNDAANSQAQAAVKEFLTKLFHLN; encoded by the coding sequence ATGAGATTTGCGCGCAATTTCCTTTTGTGCTGGGTCCTGGTTCTGTTGGTCGTGTATGCGCCCGGTTCCGTTGCCCAGCCTCCAGACGAAGTGATCGAAATCTCTTCGCTCACTCTTTCGGACGACCAGTTTCTGCAGGGCGATATTGCGGGGGGAACAGTGGTCACGGTGACCGGCAGACTACAGGTTCCCACTATCGACGCACGCTTGCCTGTCGTTATCCTTTTGCACGGGTCTGGTGGCCCTACGAGTTCGGGGCCATGGAGCTGGGCCAATTTCTTGGAGCCGCTCGGCGTGGCGACGCTTCGAATTGACAGCTACACTGCCCGTGGTTACAGCGAAATCTACACAGATCAGTCGCGGGTGGGCGAGTTCAATCCCATCTACGACGTCTACAGGGCGGTGGACCTGCTTGCGGCCGATCCACGCCTTGATGCAAACCGCATTGCCATAATGGGCTTTTCGCGGGGTGGATTGGTTGCCCTCTACGCCAGCCTCAGCCGCTTCCACGATCTTTACGGTCCCAAGCGCGGAGGTATCGCCGCTTATCTGCCGTTTTATCCACCCTGTAATTTGGAACTTGTCGGGGAGATGGAGGTGGTGAATGCGCCGATCCGTGCTTTCCACGGTGCGAAAGATGAATGGAATCCATTGCCGCGCTGCCGCGACTATATCGAACGTCTCGCGGCAGCTGGCCACGATGCGCAAATCACCGTGTATCCTGACGCGCGCCATGCTTTCGACCATACCAACAGTCCGGCCTACAACGAAATGAGCGATGCGCAGACCTCGCGGACCTGTATGCGGCGCGAAGAGAATGGCCGGCTAATGAATGTCGCAACGGGCAAACCGTTTTCATGGAGGGATGAGTGTGTCCAACTCGGGCCACCCGTTCAGTACAACGATGCCGCAAATTCCCAAGCTCAGGCGGCGGTCAAGGAGTTCCTGACCAAATTATTCCACCTGAATTAG
- a CDS encoding isocitrate lyase/PEP mutase family protein — MASQTKKYQVFRELHNRPGAFVVPNPWDAGSARILTALGFEALATTSAGFAFTIGRRDSAAALPREAILLNARSIVEATNLPVSADLEDGFGADPACCAMTVSLASEIGLVGGSIEDATGNPTDPIFDFTLAVERIAAAAEEARKHPFILTARAENFLHGRFDLDDTIRRLQAFEKTGADVLYAPGLPSLDAIRTVCSSVNRPVNVVMGLVGQVFTVRELSEAGVKRISVGGSFARAALGGFMRAAREVRDSGTFTYAKDAMSAREAESYMPDTER, encoded by the coding sequence ATGGCAAGTCAAACGAAAAAGTATCAGGTGTTCCGCGAGTTGCACAATCGGCCGGGGGCTTTCGTAGTTCCCAACCCATGGGATGCTGGCTCCGCCCGAATTCTGACCGCTCTCGGTTTTGAAGCGTTGGCCACCACGAGCGCCGGATTTGCCTTCACCATAGGGCGCCGGGACTCGGCCGCCGCCCTCCCGCGCGAGGCTATCTTGCTGAATGCGCGGAGCATCGTCGAGGCGACAAACCTGCCTGTTTCTGCCGATTTGGAGGACGGATTCGGGGCAGACCCGGCATGCTGTGCCATGACGGTCTCTCTGGCGTCGGAGATTGGTCTTGTGGGTGGGTCAATCGAGGACGCCACCGGCAATCCGACAGACCCGATTTTCGACTTTACCCTTGCCGTGGAACGGATAGCCGCTGCCGCCGAGGAGGCGCGCAAGCACCCATTTATTCTGACCGCACGTGCCGAGAACTTCCTGCATGGGCGATTCGACCTTGATGACACAATCCGCCGTCTTCAGGCCTTCGAGAAGACAGGCGCCGATGTCCTTTATGCTCCGGGCTTGCCGAGCCTCGATGCAATCCGGACCGTGTGTTCTTCCGTCAACCGTCCGGTAAACGTCGTGATGGGGCTTGTAGGCCAGGTCTTTACCGTCCGGGAACTGAGCGAGGCCGGTGTCAAGCGGATCAGCGTCGGCGGCTCGTTTGCGCGGGCAGCACTTGGAGGGTTCATGCGCGCTGCACGGGAGGTCAGGGATTCCGGCACTTTTACGTACGCCAAGGACGCAATGTCTGCCCGAGAGGCGGAATCCTATATGCCGGACACGGAGCGATGA
- a CDS encoding ABC transporter permease produces MNMLRFSKLVFGSATVFFLIAPLIAILPLAFTDSVFLNYPIPGYSTRWFEELFTAEVWQRSIVNSLIIGSGTTMLATILGTVGALGLRDRQLSLVLTTIKTIFLLPMVVPAVVLGVGMQLMFARYGLTNTYLGVIIAHTVVAVPFVVVNVLAVLQGIDRRLEQAAASLGAAPVTVLKQVTLPLALPGIVSGAVFAFATSLDEVVLTLFVAGPNQRTLARQMFSTIRENISPAIAAAAFVFILGTILIAIVLKFSRGAKQANV; encoded by the coding sequence GTGAACATGCTGCGTTTTTCGAAACTCGTCTTCGGCTCCGCCACCGTCTTCTTTCTGATCGCACCGCTGATCGCGATCCTGCCGCTCGCCTTCACCGACAGCGTGTTCCTCAATTATCCCATTCCGGGTTACTCAACTCGATGGTTCGAAGAGCTGTTCACGGCGGAAGTCTGGCAGCGATCGATCGTTAACAGCTTGATTATCGGATCCGGCACAACCATGCTCGCGACAATTCTCGGAACCGTTGGCGCTCTCGGTCTGCGCGACAGGCAGCTTTCGCTGGTACTTACGACCATCAAGACGATTTTTCTTTTGCCGATGGTTGTGCCTGCCGTAGTGCTGGGCGTCGGCATGCAGCTGATGTTTGCCAGATACGGTCTGACCAACACCTATCTTGGTGTGATCATCGCCCACACGGTGGTGGCGGTGCCCTTTGTCGTCGTCAACGTTCTGGCGGTGCTGCAGGGGATTGATCGCCGGCTGGAGCAGGCGGCAGCCAGCCTCGGCGCAGCGCCCGTTACGGTGCTGAAACAAGTCACCTTGCCGCTGGCGCTCCCCGGCATCGTGTCCGGAGCAGTTTTCGCCTTCGCGACGTCGTTGGACGAAGTCGTGCTGACGCTGTTCGTGGCGGGGCCCAACCAGCGGACGCTCGCACGGCAGATGTTTTCGACGATACGGGAAAACATCAGTCCCGCGATCGCTGCGGCGGCCTTCGTTTTCATTCTCGGGACTATTTTGATCGCGATCGTTCTAAAGTTTTCGCGAGGGGCCAAACAGGCCAATGTATAA
- a CDS encoding ABC transporter permease, whose amino-acid sequence MNPTRLRKQVISLALVGPLLLFLVFFFALPLATMMKSAVSDPVAARALPATARAVSNWDRASPPTDEMKAAFVADLRQIGDDQLFGDLVRRLNSAKSGFRTLMPKTRTAASETDGNIDLVALDKRWADPSYWQAVSVAASSTITDRNLLAAVDLQRDASNAITALPGDASANKVIMLRTFVMALTVTVACVLIGLPFAMIAASVDGWKRQLLLGAVLLPLWTSLLVRTAAWFILLQDRGLINSVLMNIGVTSGPVPLIFNRIGVIIAMTHVLLPFMVLPIFSVLIGIPKNLMPAAASLGAHPVRAFLNVLLPLALRGVVSGSLLVFMSALGYYITPALIGGARDQMISSVIAYYATGAANWGMAGALGLVLLAATMILYAIYLRLSSEREVRP is encoded by the coding sequence ATGAATCCGACAAGGCTTCGTAAACAGGTGATTTCCCTGGCGCTTGTCGGACCGCTGTTGCTGTTCCTTGTTTTCTTTTTCGCGCTTCCACTTGCCACGATGATGAAATCCGCTGTGTCTGATCCAGTCGCGGCACGCGCATTGCCCGCCACAGCACGCGCTGTCTCGAACTGGGATCGCGCCAGTCCTCCAACCGATGAAATGAAGGCTGCCTTCGTTGCCGACCTGCGCCAGATTGGCGACGACCAATTGTTCGGGGATCTGGTCCGGCGGTTGAACAGCGCGAAGTCCGGCTTTCGAACCTTGATGCCGAAAACACGTACAGCCGCTTCGGAAACCGACGGAAACATCGATCTCGTCGCGTTGGACAAGCGATGGGCTGATCCCTCCTATTGGCAGGCTGTCAGCGTGGCGGCATCCTCTACCATTACAGACCGTAACCTTCTGGCGGCGGTCGATCTGCAACGGGACGCGTCCAACGCAATCACCGCGCTTCCTGGCGATGCTTCGGCGAACAAAGTCATCATGCTCCGGACGTTTGTGATGGCTTTGACGGTAACGGTGGCGTGCGTCTTGATCGGACTGCCCTTTGCGATGATCGCTGCCTCGGTCGACGGCTGGAAGCGGCAGTTGTTGCTGGGCGCAGTGCTGTTGCCGCTATGGACGTCCCTTCTGGTGCGAACCGCCGCCTGGTTCATCCTGTTGCAGGACAGGGGCCTGATCAATTCCGTGTTGATGAATATCGGCGTGACGTCCGGCCCGGTGCCGCTGATCTTCAACCGGATCGGCGTCATCATCGCCATGACCCACGTTCTGCTTCCCTTCATGGTGCTTCCGATATTCAGCGTGCTGATCGGCATCCCCAAAAATCTGATGCCGGCCGCGGCGTCGTTGGGGGCTCATCCCGTCAGGGCATTCCTGAATGTCTTGCTGCCGCTCGCACTGCGCGGCGTCGTTTCCGGTTCGCTTCTGGTATTCATGAGCGCCCTCGGTTACTACATTACGCCCGCGCTGATCGGCGGTGCGAGGGATCAGATGATCAGTTCGGTAATCGCTTATTACGCCACCGGCGCGGCGAACTGGGGAATGGCAGGGGCACTTGGACTGGTACTCCTGGCGGCCACGATGATCCTCTATGCAATTTATCTCCGCCTTTCGTCAGAACGGGAGGTGCGCCCGTGA
- a CDS encoding ABC transporter ATP-binding protein translates to MSNPFIRLEEVSKSFGLLTVVEGLNLEIGKGEFISLLGPSGSGKTTILMMLAGFESPTSGAIWAGGKRIDSLPPHKRNMGVVFQNYALFPHMTVFENVGFPLRMRGISRADITERVRKALEMVQLGSLADRRPSQLSGGQQQRVALARALIFEPEVVLMDEPLGALDKQLREQMQLDIRDLHRRLDLTIVFVTHDQSEALTMSDRIAIFNRGKIEQIGKPSDIYDHPSTQFVAEFIGETNLISGPIQNIDGGTARVQLPGGQEVVVETAADFRQDGNICLSIRPERIRVKRESGTGNNITATVSDVVYHGDHLRLMLRSNGQPFVVKTDRSQPPPSIGEEVHLSFLPADCWVVRT, encoded by the coding sequence ATGAGCAATCCATTCATTCGCTTGGAGGAGGTAAGCAAATCCTTCGGCCTTCTGACAGTTGTCGAAGGGTTGAATCTGGAGATCGGCAAAGGGGAGTTCATCAGCCTGCTTGGCCCATCTGGCTCGGGCAAAACAACAATACTTATGATGCTTGCCGGTTTCGAGAGCCCAACCAGCGGCGCAATTTGGGCAGGCGGCAAACGAATTGATAGTTTGCCGCCGCACAAACGGAACATGGGTGTTGTCTTCCAGAATTATGCCCTTTTCCCGCATATGACGGTGTTTGAGAACGTGGGATTTCCTTTGAGAATGCGGGGGATCTCGCGTGCGGACATCACGGAACGAGTACGAAAAGCGCTCGAAATGGTCCAACTTGGTTCACTTGCCGATCGCCGTCCCTCACAGCTCTCGGGAGGCCAACAGCAGCGGGTTGCCTTGGCGCGTGCCCTTATCTTCGAGCCTGAAGTTGTCCTGATGGACGAGCCGCTCGGGGCGCTCGACAAGCAATTACGTGAACAAATGCAATTGGACATTCGAGACCTTCACCGGCGACTCGATCTGACAATCGTATTTGTGACGCATGATCAGTCGGAAGCGCTCACGATGTCGGATCGCATCGCGATTTTCAATCGTGGAAAGATCGAACAGATCGGTAAACCCTCGGACATCTATGACCATCCGAGCACGCAATTCGTAGCAGAATTTATCGGCGAGACAAATCTGATCAGCGGTCCGATACAGAACATCGATGGTGGAACGGCTCGCGTCCAATTGCCCGGTGGTCAAGAAGTTGTTGTCGAAACGGCAGCGGATTTCCGTCAAGACGGGAATATTTGCCTGTCGATAAGGCCTGAACGGATCAGAGTGAAGCGAGAATCGGGAACCGGAAACAATATTACCGCCACTGTTTCCGACGTCGTCTATCACGGAGATCATTTGCGGCTGATGCTAAGAAGCAATGGCCAACCATTTGTGGTCAAGACGGACCGCAGTCAGCCTCCTCCTTCAATTGGTGAAGAGGTACACCTTTCCTTCTTGCCGGCCGATTGCTGGGTGGTTCGCACATGA
- a CDS encoding ABC transporter substrate-binding protein — MKILNAALVACTLATIGATAEARDLTVVSWGGNYQDAQRKIYFEPFAKQTGKPVLDESWDGGYGVLQAKVKAGIPNWDAVQVEAEELALGCADGIYEKVDWDKLGGKSKFLPAAVSDCGVGAIVWSTGISYDGDKLKQAPASWADFWDTNKIPGKRGLRKGAKYALEFALMADGVTAEEVYSVLATPEGVDRAFKKLDELKPNIVWWEAGAQPLQLLSSGEVVMTTAYNGRISGLNRSEGKHFGFVFPGSIYAIDSWVVLKDSPNKDAAMDFIAYASKADNQSKLPEFIAYGLPNIEAGKLVPEKFQAELPTAPNNLKEAIALDVDFWTDNSEALTQRFNAWLAQ; from the coding sequence ATGAAAATTCTGAACGCAGCGTTGGTTGCATGCACGCTGGCCACCATCGGGGCGACGGCAGAAGCCCGCGACCTGACGGTTGTATCCTGGGGAGGCAACTACCAGGACGCCCAGCGCAAGATCTACTTCGAACCCTTTGCAAAGCAGACCGGAAAGCCAGTGCTGGATGAGAGCTGGGATGGCGGGTACGGAGTCCTTCAAGCCAAAGTGAAAGCAGGCATTCCGAACTGGGATGCGGTGCAGGTAGAGGCGGAGGAACTTGCGCTTGGGTGCGCGGACGGCATTTACGAAAAGGTCGACTGGGACAAGCTGGGCGGCAAGTCCAAGTTTTTACCCGCCGCTGTCAGCGATTGCGGTGTTGGCGCGATCGTTTGGTCGACCGGAATTTCTTATGATGGTGACAAGCTCAAACAAGCGCCGGCCTCGTGGGCCGACTTTTGGGACACAAACAAGATTCCCGGCAAGCGGGGCCTGCGCAAAGGAGCGAAATACGCGCTTGAATTCGCCTTAATGGCGGACGGCGTGACGGCCGAGGAAGTTTACTCTGTCCTCGCCACACCGGAAGGCGTCGACAGGGCTTTCAAGAAACTCGATGAGCTGAAGCCGAACATTGTCTGGTGGGAGGCCGGAGCACAGCCACTTCAACTGCTCTCTTCTGGAGAGGTGGTCATGACAACCGCCTACAACGGTCGTATCAGCGGTTTGAACAGGTCCGAAGGCAAGCACTTCGGCTTTGTGTTTCCGGGTAGCATCTATGCGATCGACAGCTGGGTAGTTCTAAAGGACAGTCCTAACAAGGACGCGGCAATGGATTTCATCGCTTATGCCAGCAAGGCGGACAATCAGTCAAAACTGCCCGAGTTCATTGCATACGGATTGCCCAACATCGAGGCAGGTAAGCTCGTGCCTGAGAAATTCCAGGCTGAACTTCCGACTGCGCCAAACAACCTGAAGGAAGCAATTGCTTTGGATGTTGATTTTTGGACGGACAATTCAGAAGCCCTGACACAGCGTTTCAATGCCTGGCTCGCGCAGTGA